One genomic region from Candidatus Nitrosopumilus koreensis AR1 encodes:
- a CDS encoding DUF5655 domain-containing protein — MEGMISFGNKRSYEEFRKQIPTQVLPLFDSIREFCFGLGENVVEDVRMHRVVFCKSMTFRWFTDIEPQKEGVIIKIQKNRKEPVGIIQINKDQQISEFGDLIKEAYEQIH, encoded by the coding sequence ATGGAAGGAATGATTTCATTTGGAAACAAAAGAAGTTATGAAGAGTTTAGAAAACAAATTCCCACTCAAGTATTACCGCTTTTTGATTCAATTAGAGAATTTTGTTTTGGTTTAGGAGAAAATGTGGTTGAAGATGTCAGAATGCACAGAGTTGTTTTTTGCAAATCAATGACATTTCGATGGTTTACAGACATAGAGCCTCAAAAAGAAGGTGTGATCATAAAAATTCAGAAGAATAGAAAAGAACCTGTAGGAATTATTCAAATCAATAAAGACCAACAAATTTCTGAATTTGGCGATTTGATTAAAGAAGCATACGAACAAATTCATTAA
- the cutA gene encoding divalent-cation tolerance protein CutA yields the protein MKPAVIISTYPDKKSITKLAKVFVKNKTVACVNISKISSIYSWNKKIENTSEYIAIFKTTSKNKKLLEEKIKETHPYDVPEIAEIDLASINKPYLDWLIDSTN from the coding sequence ATGAAACCGGCAGTGATCATCTCAACATATCCTGATAAAAAATCAATCACAAAACTTGCAAAAGTGTTTGTAAAAAATAAGACAGTCGCATGTGTCAATATTTCTAAAATATCTTCAATCTACTCTTGGAACAAAAAAATTGAAAATACCTCTGAATACATTGCTATTTTTAAAACTACGTCAAAGAATAAGAAATTACTTGAAGAAAAAATCAAGGAAACCCATCCATATGATGTTCCTGAAATTGCTGAAATTGATCTAGCTTCAATAAACAAACCATACCTTGATTGGCTGATAGACTCTACAAATTAA
- a CDS encoding acylphosphatase yields the protein MSNQRIRLFVTGRVQGVFFRQTLKTRAIQNDVFGWVKNLKDGRVEAVLEGDEENVSRLVEWAHGGPANAIVEDVEIRNEKFTGEFSKFDVLY from the coding sequence ATGTCAAATCAACGAATTAGACTTTTTGTAACAGGTAGAGTTCAAGGTGTTTTTTTTCGTCAGACGTTGAAAACAAGAGCAATACAAAATGATGTTTTTGGATGGGTAAAAAATCTCAAAGACGGTCGTGTTGAGGCTGTTTTAGAAGGAGATGAAGAAAATGTCAGCCGTCTAGTTGAGTGGGCTCATGGTGGCCCTGCAAATGCGATAGTTGAAGATGTAGAAATCCGTAATGAAAAATTTACTGGCGAATTTTCAAAGTTTGATGTTTTGTATTAA
- a CDS encoding TIGR00269 family protein, translating to MKCDGCENLAVYTRKYSGQKLCSECFSNSIVRKTAKTISKHKMIQNNELVAVAVSGGKDSLALLKIIHEMSSTHNFRIKAITIDEGIPGYRNEALEIVEKFCGKLGVEHKVYSYKDLFEITLDEALDLRENEKTSSCSICGTLRRRAIDHAAKDIGADVIATGHNLDDTLQTFVINMLSGDTNKIGWMDPDTSSNSLRKIKPFCEIYESEIVFYAFTNNIPFQSEPCPHMNEGIRTEIREFLNSLEKQHSGIKNNLYQSVLRVSNIVKETNYKEKMICKKCGNDCTGNVCSVCNMVLKLKENQT from the coding sequence ATGAAATGTGATGGCTGTGAAAATTTAGCAGTTTATACTAGAAAGTATTCAGGACAAAAACTATGTTCTGAATGTTTCTCAAATTCAATTGTAAGAAAAACTGCAAAAACCATTTCCAAGCACAAAATGATTCAGAATAATGAATTAGTTGCAGTTGCAGTATCCGGAGGCAAAGACTCATTGGCACTCTTGAAGATTATTCATGAAATGTCATCGACTCATAATTTTAGAATTAAAGCAATTACTATTGATGAAGGGATTCCAGGATATAGAAATGAAGCACTGGAAATTGTTGAAAAGTTTTGTGGAAAATTAGGTGTAGAACACAAAGTTTACTCTTACAAGGATCTGTTTGAGATTACACTCGATGAAGCGTTAGACTTGAGAGAGAATGAGAAAACATCATCATGTTCAATTTGCGGTACTCTTAGAAGAAGAGCAATTGATCATGCTGCAAAAGATATCGGCGCAGATGTCATTGCAACAGGACATAATCTAGACGATACATTACAAACATTTGTCATAAACATGCTTTCAGGAGATACTAACAAGATTGGATGGATGGATCCTGATACATCTTCAAACTCTTTAAGAAAAATCAAACCATTTTGTGAGATATACGAATCAGAAATAGTATTTTATGCATTTACAAATAACATTCCATTTCAATCAGAACCTTGTCCTCACATGAATGAGGGAATAAGAACAGAAATTCGTGAATTTCTAAATTCATTAGAAAAACAACATAGTGGAATTAAAAATAATTTGTATCAATCAGTTCTCAGAGTATCAAACATCGTAAAAGAAACAAACTATAAAGAAAAAATGATTTGTAAGAAATGCGGCAATGATTGTACAGGAAATGTATGCTCAGTTTGCAACATGGTATTGAAACTAAAAGAGAATCAAACCTAA
- a CDS encoding site-2 protease family protein gives MAWVVIVIVAKGLKLEKHGFEIKAYSLTYKNKQVNSILLKLLSRTRRGIRVFADVSVISGFLMMGFAFWFLLNNVANFFVAQTEFSELTVLIPGVTLTSAASITYFLLSIPVVLVIHEGAHGIVAALEKIKIKTGGFAIFIAMFAGFVEPDEEEFNKAKKISKLRVIGAGATSNVIFAFVLGAILLTNPFFAMVLPEPLLSSFYELPEGVLILSIIENSGAEQAGLLANDIITSINDKPILSPVDFPSLNPGDMASVSVLRDGQPLEFNLEVMAAPDDPERGLIGIMRDNSFAYKPVMNFIEWNDPNVSMFLLWLWMISFFIGIINMLPLPILDGGKFIHTIIDKRISEKSVNGVMWGIYAFTFALFGLNIALSYLKSGWFTI, from the coding sequence ATGGCATGGGTTGTTATTGTCATTGTTGCAAAGGGGCTAAAATTAGAAAAACACGGTTTTGAAATAAAGGCATACAGTCTAACTTACAAAAATAAACAAGTCAACTCAATACTTTTGAAACTTCTTAGTCGGACAAGAAGAGGAATTAGAGTTTTTGCAGATGTAAGTGTAATTTCAGGTTTTCTCATGATGGGTTTTGCATTTTGGTTTTTGTTAAATAATGTTGCAAACTTTTTTGTTGCACAAACAGAATTCTCAGAATTGACGGTTCTGATTCCAGGTGTAACATTGACCTCAGCTGCATCAATCACATATTTTCTATTATCAATTCCAGTTGTACTAGTAATTCACGAAGGTGCACATGGAATTGTTGCAGCATTAGAAAAAATCAAGATCAAAACAGGAGGTTTTGCAATATTCATCGCAATGTTTGCAGGGTTTGTAGAACCTGATGAAGAAGAATTCAACAAAGCAAAAAAAATTTCAAAGCTTAGAGTAATTGGAGCAGGAGCCACATCAAATGTAATTTTTGCATTCGTTTTAGGAGCAATTTTACTTACAAACCCATTTTTTGCAATGGTTTTACCTGAACCACTTTTGAGTTCATTTTATGAATTACCAGAAGGTGTTCTAATTCTTTCAATCATTGAAAACTCAGGAGCTGAACAAGCAGGATTGCTTGCAAACGACATTATAACATCAATCAATGACAAACCGATTTTAAGTCCGGTTGATTTCCCCAGTTTGAATCCAGGAGATATGGCAAGTGTTTCCGTGCTTAGAGACGGACAGCCTTTAGAATTTAATCTTGAAGTAATGGCAGCACCAGATGATCCAGAAAGAGGATTGATCGGTATTATGAGAGATAATTCATTTGCATACAAACCGGTAATGAATTTCATTGAATGGAATGATCCAAATGTTTCAATGTTTCTCTTATGGCTTTGGATGATATCATTTTTCATCGGAATAATCAACATGCTTCCATTACCAATTTTAGATGGTGGAAAATTCATCCATACAATAATTGATAAAAGAATTTCAGAAAAATCGGTAAATGGCGTAATGTGGGGAATCTATGCATTCACTTTTGCTTTATTTGGCCTAAATATTGCCCTATCATATCTAAAATCTGGTTGGTTCACAATATAG